From a single Kryptolebias marmoratus isolate JLee-2015 linkage group LG6, ASM164957v2, whole genome shotgun sequence genomic region:
- the LOC108239778 gene encoding tripartite motif-containing protein 16-like — MLMKLIQPLPLRGEMAQKPVQLEREAFCCSICLDLLKDPVTIPCGHSYCMNCIKTHWNEEDQKGIHSCPQCRQTFKQMPVLKKNTMLTVLVEQLKKTELQAAPSDARSEDVACDVCVGRKLKAVKSCLVCLASYCEKHLQAHYESAASKKHRLVDPFRNVCSRHDEAMKLFCRTDQKCICYLCSVNEHKGHETVSAAAEVAERQRALKVRREEIQQRIHDREKDAKLLREQAEAIDRSAGKAVEESEKIFTELIRLIQKRSSDVKRQISSWQETEVSQFTELQEKLELEITELRGEDSDLEQLLNTEDHIQFLHNYPTLSALVEPPHSFSIDVCSLRYFEEVLAAVAELKHKLQNILTNQWTNISPTATDLDVLPPQPDPKSRADFLKYFCKITLDPNTAHTQLLLSEGNRKANMTKKHQPYSGHPDRFTGWCQVLSRERLTGRCYWEVEWRGREVSVAVAYKSISRAGRGNECVFGRNDKSWTLFCSLNSYKFWYNNIQTPISGPQSSRVGVYLDHGAGILCFYSISETMTLLHKVQTTFTQPLCAGLWIGGLLDLSSAEFCKLR, encoded by the coding sequence atgttaatgaaactcattcAGCCGCTGCCACTGAGAGGTGAAATGGCGCAGAAACCAGTCCAGCTGGAGAGAGAAGCTTTCTGTTGTTCGATCTGTCTGGATCTCCTGAAGGATCCGGTGACTATTCCCTGCGGACACAGCTACTGCATGAACTGTATTAAAACCCACTGGAATGAAGAGGATCAGAAGGGAATCCACAGCTGCCCCCAGTGTAGGCAGACCTTCAAACAAATGCCGGTCTTGAAGAAAAACACCATGTTGACAGTTTTAgtggagcagctgaaaaagACCGAACTCCAGGCTGCTCCTTCTGATGCCAGAAGTGAAGATGTGGCCTGTGATGTCTGCGTCggaagaaaactgaaagcagtTAAGTCCTGTTTAGTTTGCCTGGCCTCTTACTGCGAGAAACACCTTCAGGCTCATTATGAGTCAGCTGCTTCCAAGAAACACAGGCTGGTGGATCCGTTTAGGAACGTGTGCTCTCGACATGATGAAGCAATGAAGCTGTTCTGCCGTACCGATCAGAAGTGTATCTGCTACCTCTGCTCTGTGAATGAACATAAAGGCCACGAAACAGTCTCCGCCGCAGCAGAAGTCGCTGAGAGGCAGAGAGCGCTCAAGGTGAGACGAGAAGAAATCCAGCAGAGAATCCACGACCGAGAAAAAGATGCGAAGCTGCTTCGAGAGCAGGCGGAGGCCATCGATCGGTCTGCTGGAAAAGCGGTGGAGGAAAGTGAGAAGATCTTCACGGAGCTGATCCGTCTGATCCAGAAAAGAAGTTCTGACGTGAAGCGGCAGATCAGTTCCTGGCAGGAAACAGAAGTGAGTCAATTCACAGAgcttcaggagaagctggagctggAGATCACTGAGCTGAGGGGGGAAGACTCTGATCTGGAGCAGCTCCTGAACACAGAAGACCACATCCAATTTCTACACAACTACCCAACACTGTCAGCTCTCGTTGAACCTCCACACTCATTCAGCATCGATGTTTGTTCTCTCAGGTACTTTGAAGAAGTCTTAGCAGCTGTAGCAGAGCTCAAACATAAACTGCAGAACATTCTGACGAACCAGTGGACAAACATCTCACCGACAGCCACTGATCTGGATGTTTTACCGCCACAACCAGATCCAAAGAGCAGAGCCGACTTcctaaaatatttctgtaaaatcactctggatccaaacacagcacacacacagctgttgcTATCAGAGGGGAACAGGAAGGCAAACATGACGAAAAAACATCAGCCTTACTCTGGCCACCCAGACAGATTCACAGGATGGTGTCAGGTCCTGAGCAGAGAGCGTCTGACCGGTCGGTGCTACTGGGAGGTGGAGTGGAGGGGCAGAGAAGTTTCTGTAGCAGTCGCATACAAAAGTATCAGCAGAGCAGGGAGAGGGAACGAATGTGTGTTTGGACGCAATGACAAATCTTGGACGCTATTCTGTTCCCTAAACAGTTATAAGTTTTGGTACAATAACATCCAAACTCCTATCTCAGGTCCTCAGTCCTCCAGAGTAGGAGTGTATCTCGATCACGGCGCGGGTATCCTGTGTTTCTACAGCATCTCTGAAACCATGACCCTACTCCACAAGGTCCAGACCACATTCACCCAGCCGCTCTGTGCCGGACTTTGGATTGGTGGCTTGTTAGACTTGTCCAGCGCTGAGTTCTGTAAACTCAGATAA